CGACACTCTGCAATCAGTTCGTCCCCCACTTTGGCCCCGGCGATGAAATGCAGATTGAATTGCGAGGCAACGCTGGGAAATGCCATCGAATTGGAGGCATAGGCAAAGGCTTGGTCGGCCACAGCCATGATAATACCGCCAAACGTCATTCCGTTGAAGTTCTGGTATTCCGGCAACACCTTCATCGATACCCTGGCATAACCGGGGGAAAGCTCCGCCAGCTTCATCTGCAAAAAAGAGGCGATGGGCTCATCCAGCGCCTTGGCTTTCAGTTCCGTCACGGTATCGGCTTTGTTTTCCTGTTTTGGCATAAGATGTCTACCTCACCCCCCCGGCGTGAAAGCATTCCTGCACTCTCGCGATGCCTCTTCCATCTAGAGGGAGGGAAATCAATCAGCAAATCC
The Dehalococcoidia bacterium genome window above contains:
- a CDS encoding PaaI family thioesterase, with protein sequence MPKQENKADTVTELKAKALDEPIASFLQMKLAELSPGYARVSMKVLPEYQNFNGMTFGGIIMAVADQAFAYASNSMAFPSVASQFNLHFIAGAKVGDELIAECRVLKSGRRVGISEMTVTNQEGKLIARATGTTIPTG